The Ornithinimicrobium faecis region CCCACTCGCGCAGATAGTCGTTTGCTTTGCCGTCTGGGCGGTGCATGGAGGACCAGCGCCGGATGTTCTTTCGGGCCAGGCTCATGGTCGCGTCGGGTTTCGTCAACAGGTGAGTCAACAGCGCCTGGTGCAACCACAACTGCTTGCGTTGCTCGTAGGTCAGCGTGTGTGCTTGGAGGATCTCTTCCACATCAGCGCGGCGAACCCGGCGGTGCGTGCCGATCTTGACACTGGGCAGGTCACCGCGGTTGCACAGATCGACGACATGTTGACGCGAGACGCCGAGCAGGTCAGCCACCTCGCCGGTCTTCAAGAGCGTGTCGTTCTCCACGCGGCGATTCTACGCAAAACACCAAAAACGCAACTCTGTTAGAGAGTCGCGGGCCCTGGGGCGGTCGAGATCCTGGACTGATCGGGCGTGAGCCGCCGGCACAAATTTCGTTTCATGCGCAGATGACCTCATGTATGGTCGGCGCAGCGTCGCGTGTCGATGGCAGACAGTGTCAGACATGGAGGCGCCGAACCGAAGGAGCACGACATGAATCTGTCGTTCCCTTCGCCCTCTCGTGACTGAGGGCGAGAACGCCAGGCTGATCGCCTGGAGCCATGAACTGCGCAGCGTGCACGCTCGCCTGCGCGACGCTTTGCGCGCGACCCGAGCCGCGCTGGACGACGGGGAGCCAGCGGAAGCTGCCACCCGGGATCTGCTGCTGTATTGCCACGGATTCTGCGTGGCGCTGACCGAGCACCACGTCGGCGAGGAGCGGCTGCTGTTCCCGGCGATCGCCGCGGCTCATCCCGAGTTGGCCGACACCCTGCGCTATCTGTCGCAGGACCACTCGATGATCGACCACCTGGTCGGCGGCCTGCAGACCGCCACGGAACGAGCGGCACCCCGCTCTGAGATCGACCAGCACCTCGAGGGCATCGCCGCGATCATGAAGAGCCACTTCGGCTATGAGGAGCGCCAACTCCTCTCCGTGCTCGACACCCTCGCCCTGAATGCCGACCCGCACGACGTGCTGGGGCCGCTGTGACCGATCAGATCACGTGCAGTCAGCCAGCCTGTCGATTCGGCTCGTCGTCGATCGTCTACCTTGTGAGCCGCAACCGCGGTGACACTGGTGACAACGAAGGAGACGACATGCGTTACGCACTACTGCTGCACAGCCGGGAGCCGGGTCAGGGCGAGATCGACCCGGACGCCATCACCGCGATGCAGGAGGCGTTCGGTGCCTATGGCCGGGCGCTGGAGAGCGCTGGGGTGCTCGTCGCCGCCGAGGTGCTGGAGCAGCAGCACGCGTCCAGCACGGTGACGGTGCGCGAGGGCGCTCTGCAGGTGCAGGACGGCCCGTTCGCGGAGACCAAGGAGGCCCTGGCCGGGGTGATCGTGATCGACGTGCCGGACCTGGACGCTGCGCTGGCCTGGGCGGAGAAGTGCCCGGGGGCGACCTACGGGGCGGTGGAGGTGCGGCCGGCGGCCACGTCCTACATCAACGGGGCCTGGACCTGAGACAAGGATCCTGAGTATGCCGAGTGGTCACCCGACCGGACCGCCTCCTTCCGAGGTGGTCCGGTCGGAGGCCGCTCAAGCGGAGGCAGCGCGGGCGGCCCGGGACGGGTACGGCCGACTGCTGGCCCTGCTGGCCGCCGCCTCAGGCGACATCCCCGCTGCGGAGGATGCCCTGGCCGACGCCTTCGAGCGAGCCTTGAAGACGTGGCCGACTGACGGCATACCCCGCAGTCCCGAGGGATGGCTGCTCACGGTCGCCCGCAACCGGCTCAAGGACCACTGGAAGTCGGCGGCGACCCGCACCGGGGTGCCGCTCGACCCGGCCAGGCACGACGTGCTGCACCTGGACGACATCGACCCCGACGCGGTGGGGGACCGGCGCCTGGAGCTGATGCTGGTCTGTGCGCACCCCGCGATCGACCATGCCGCGCGGACGCCGCTGATGCTCAACACGGTGCTCGGCTTCACCGCCGCCCAGATCGGTGGCGCTATGGCCGTGCCACCGAAGACGCTGGCGGCGCGGCTGGTGCGGGCCAAGCGGCGCATCAAGGACGCTCGGATCCCGTTCGTGATCCCCGACCGCAGCGCGTTGCCAGGGCGGCTGACGCACGTGCTGGAGGCGGTCTATGGCGCGCACGCCATCGACTGGCCCATCGGCGGTCGCGAGGAGCGCCCCGCGATGGCCGGCGAGGCGTTGCACCTGGCCGAGACGCTGGCCGGGTTGCTGCCCCGCGATGGTGAGGTGCACGGGCTGGCTGCGCTGATCTGCATGTCAAGCGCACGTGCGCCTGCGCGCGTCGATGGTCAGGGACACCTGGTGCCGCTGGGGGAGCAGGACCCGACGCGGTGGGACGCCGACCTGATCGCACGCGGTCACGCGCACCTGCGCGCCGCGCATGCCAGTCGGGTCCTGGGCCGGTTTGGCCTCGAGGCCGCGATCCAGGCCGTGCACTGCGCTCGCCGAGAGAGTGGCCAGACCGACTGGGACTCACTCCTGGAGTTGCACCGCAGCCTGCATGCGCTGGCCCCGAGCCTGGGCAGCAGCACGGCACTGGCGGCCGTTGCCGCCGAGGTTGATGGTCCGGCGGCTGGGCTGTCTCTCCTGGAGGAGCTGATCGAGCCGGACGCCCGGTTTCAACCTGCCTGGGCCACCCGAGCTCACCTGCTGGAGCGCCTGGACCGCGTGACCGAGGCCGACGCGGCCTATGCCAAGGCCGTGTCCCTGACCACCGATCCTGTCGACCGCGACCACCTGGAGCGGCGCCGCGCGCAGTTGCTCAGCGCACGAGATCAGCCGGGCAGAGCGTGACCTCCACCGGCGCTCTGACCGTCCGGGTCTGGTCGTCCGTGAGGTGCGCTTCCTCGCGAAAGGCGCCGTCCTCGCCCAGCTCATAGACCGTGATCGACGGCGTGTTCGGCGCGATAACCCAGTAGTGCCGGACGCCTGCAGCCGCATAGGCATCGCGCTTGCTGCCCAGGTCACGACGCCACGTCGAGGGGGAGAGGATCTCGACCGCAAGCAGTGGAGCCACGGGCAGCTCGGCGTCCGTGAAACTGGCTCGCGGGGCAATCAGCAGGTCTGGCCGCCCGAGGCGCATTGGTGCAGGAAGCTGGGGGACGGGGTCACCAGGACCTCACCGGCCAGCAACTCATAGCGACTGCCGTCTCGTTGCGCCTCGCGCAGCGCCTCGAACTCGGCCCGGCTGACCCGGTGCTCCGCGGCGTGATCGGTGAGTGTCGGCATGCTCTTATGCTTCCTCGTCCGTGGCCTGACGGCAACCCTCCGAGACGGTGTCTGACGCGCCGGTGGCATGGCGCGTGGACAGGATGTGTGAGCGCATCACGGACTCGGCCCACTCGCCGTCTCGTGCCCGAGCAGCCTCGACCAGTTGCTGGTGCGCCTGCATCGAGCGCTCGAGGGAGCGGGGAGCGTATTGGCTGAAGGTCCGGGTCACGATGGCCGGGCGGAAGAGCGCTTGCAGCGCGATGGCCAGGTGTCGGTTGCCGCAGCGCTCGACGAAGACCGTGTGGAAGGCGTTGTTCAGGGCAGTGAGCTCGGCCGGGTCGCGGCCCTGATCGACGATCTCCTGCATGCGCGTGTTGAGGTCCTCGAGCTCGGCCAGGTCCTCCTCGCGCAGTCGTGGCACGGCGAGGCGGCAGGCCACGGGCTCGAACTGCGCTCGCAGCTCATAGAGGGCTGCGGTGTCCTCCGCGGTGAAGGACACCACCTGGGCGCCCTTGTTGGGTGTCGTGTCGACCAGTCCCTCGGCGGCCAGCCGCTTCAGCGCGTCACGCACCGGCGTGCGGCTGACCCCCAGATCCCGGGCCAGGGCCTGCTCGAAGAGCCGCTCACCAGCGGCGAACTCGCCCTCGGAGATCCGCCCGAGCAGCTCGGCATACACCCGGTCCGAGGCGTCGCCCGAGGAGGGCTCGCCGGTCTCTCCCGATCGTTCCTGCGCCATGCTCACCCCGTCAGTCAGTCTGGCCAGGATGCGCTGGCCAGGTCGGCCCGGCTGCCGCCGCGGGTCACGAAGGACGTGGACGGAATGCCGGTCAACTCCACGCTGCGTTCTACCACAGTCAGGTAGGCGCTGAGGTCGATGCCGGTGTGGATGCCCAGGCTGTCGCACAGGTGGATGAGGTCCTCCATGGGGGCGTTGCCCAACACGGTCGGATCGCCCGGGAACCACAGGTCGCCGCCCAACCCGGCAAACGATCCCTCGAGCCAGCTCGCCCCGGCCATGAGTGCTGCCAGGGCGTTGGCGGGGGCGAAGCCGTTGCGGTCGTGCAGGTGCACGCCCACCTCGAGGCCGGGGTGTCGGGCCAGCGTCTCGGTGACGCCGGTGAACACCTCGCCGGGATGTTCCTGGCCCGAGGTCAGGGCGAGATAGACCCCGGCCGCGCCGGCGTCAACGGCGGCGTCGACCACGCGCTCGCGCTCCTCACGAGGCACGGCGCCGCGAGCGGGCGCAAAGAAGGAGCACGCGGCTGCGACGACGAGGCGGGCACCGGAGGAGGTGACGACGCGGGCGATCTCGGGCAGGTCCGCCAGCAGCTCGGCGGTGCCGCGCCGTTGGTTGCGACGGCTGACCTCGTCGTCGGCGGAGATCACGACGACGACCTCGTCGAGGCCGCACTCGGCGGCGCGTTGGGCTCCGCGCAGGTTGGGCGCCAGGCCGCGATAGCGCACGCCCTGGGGGCGGGGCACCGCAGCCATCACCTCGGCGGCATCAGCGAGCTGGGGGAGGACCTTGGGGTGGGCGAAGGACACGGCCTCGATCTCCGTGACGCCCGCGTCGATGAGCCGGTTGACCAGGTCAACCTTGTCCTGCGTCCGCAGTGGTGCAGGCACCGCCTGCAGTCCGTCGCGCAGTCCGACCTCGACCAGGCGCACGGTGTCGGGGAGGGTGAGTGTCGTCATACGAGTCCCTGCTCTCTGAGTCCGTCCACTTGCTCGGCGCTGATGCCGAGGTCGGCGAGCACCTCCTGAGTGTGCGCTCCGAGCTCGGGGCCTGGCCAGCGCACCGAGCCGCTGGTGCGGGACAGCCGGGGGAAGACGTTTTGCATCTGCACCTCGCCCAGCACGGGGTGGTCGACCTGGGTGATCGACTCGCGCGCAGCAAAATGGGGGTCGGCCAGCATCTCGACCGGCCGGAAGATCTTGCCGACCGGCACGGAGTGCTCGATCAGCAGCGCCTCGAGCTCGTCGGCGCCGAGCGTCGCGGTGAACTCGGCGACCATCGCGTCCAGCTCGACCTGTCGCTCACCGCGGGCCACGTGGGTGGCATAGCGCTCGTCGGTGGCCAGCTCCGGTCGGCCCATCGCCGCAGCGAGTCGGGCGAAGACGGTGTCCTGGTTGGCGGCGATGAGGATCCAGGTGCCGTCCTTGGTCGGATAGACGTTGCTGGGCGCGATGTTGGGCAGCACGGCCCCGGTCCGCTCACGCTGATAGCCCGTGAGCTGCCACTCGGGGACCAGCGACTCCATCACGCCGAGCACGGCCTCATAGATGGCCGAGTCGACGACCTGTCCGCGGCCGCTGATCTCGCGCTCGCGCACCGCGGCGAGGGCGCCGATGGTGGCGAACATCGCGGCGAGCGTGTCACCGATCGAGATGCCCATCCGAGACGGCGGGGTGCTCGGGTCGCCGACCACGTAACGCAGCCCACCCATCGCCTCACCGATCGCGCCATAGCCCGGCCGCGAGGCATAGGGCCCGTCCTGGCCGAAGCCCGAGACGCGCACCATGATCAGGCCGGGATTCAGCTCGCGCAGCGAGTCATAACCCATGCCCCAGCGCTCGAGCGTGCCGGGACGGAAGTTCTCCACGAGGATGTCCGCACCGGCGATCAGCTGGCGCGCGATGTCCTGGCCCTGCGGCTCGCGCAGGTTGACGGTCACGGACTTCTTGTTGCGCCCCACGATGGACCACCACAGCGACTGATCCTGGGGACGCTGCCTGCCCCACTGGCGCAACGGGTCACCTCTGCTGGGGTCCTCGATCTTGATCACGTCGGCCCCCAGATCGCCCAGGAGCTGACCGCAGAAGGGGCCCGCGAGGAGCTGGCCGACCTCCACCACCCGCAGTCCACGCAAGGGGCCGCCGTCGGGTTGGTCAGTGGGCTGCGGGTCGGACGGTGTGGTCACGATCATCGCTCCTGAGTCGGTGGTTTGGGTGTTTGGCCGGCGTGGGCCGCACGGGTGTTCTTGCATGCAATGTGACAGATAAACGGCGACTTCTCAACCATATGAGGACATCAAGTGAAGGATTGTATGCAGACCTCTTGACGGGTCATCGCCGTCGTGCCATCGTGGGGCGCAGCGAAACCCGTGACACAAGGACGTAACCCCGGGCGCTGCGGCGCTCCCTCAGGAGGACCCATGACATTTCGGCTTGGCGTGGACGTCGGCGGCACTTTCACTGACATCCTGCTCATCAACGAAGACACCGGTGAGTCGTTCCGGGGGAAGACCTCCTCGACGCCGGAGGACCAGTCGATCGGTGTGCTGCGGGGGATCGAGCAGGTGTGCCGCACCGCCGAGATCGGCACGGATCAGGTCCGGGCGGTGCTGCACGGCACGACCGTGGCGACCAACGCGATCCTGGAGAAGAAGGGGGCTCGCGTCGGACTGGTGACGACCCGAGGGTTCCGTCAGATCCTGCAGATTGCTCGCTCCTTTGTCCCCGGCGGGCTCGCCGGCTGGATCATCTGGCCCAAGCCGGAGCCGCTGGCCGCGCTGGAGGACACCGTCGAGGTGACCGAGCGCATCGGCAGCGACGGGCAGATCGTCCTGGAGTTGGACGAGGACGATGTCCGCACGCAACTGACCAAGCTCAGGGACCAGGGCATCGAGGCGCTCAGCATCAGCTTCATCAACGCCTATGCCAACGACCAGCACGAGCAGCGGGTCGCCGAGATCGCCGCCGAGGTGCTGGGGGACATCCCGGTGTCCCGGTCCTCCGCAGTGCTCCCCGAGCTGCGGGAGTATGAGCGCACCCTCACCACGGTCGCCAACGCCTATGTCCAGGGCCAGGTCTCGCGCTATGTCGGCAACCTGGAGCGTCAGCTGCACGGCTCGGGCCTGGACGCGGACCTGTCCATCCTGCGCAGTGATGGCGGACTGGTCTCATCGGCCATCGCTGCCGACAGCCCCGTCTCACTGCTGCTCTCCGGCCCCGCAGGTGGGGTCACCGGCGCCGCCTGGGTCGCCGAGCAGGCAGGGTTTGAGAACATCATGACCTTCGACATGGGCGGCACCTCCACCGATGTCGCATTGGTCGAGGGGCTCAAGCCACGCGTTGGCCGCGAGACCAACGTCGGTGACCTCACCGTCCGGGCCACGTCGCTGGACGTGCGCACCGTCGGAGCCGGCGGCGGCTCGATCGCCCACGTCCCCGAGCTGACCCAGGCGCTGCGCGTCGGCCCCCAGTCCGCGGGCGCGGCCCCCGGCCCCGCGTCATACGGGAAGGG contains the following coding sequences:
- a CDS encoding CaiB/BaiF CoA transferase family protein, translating into MTTPSDPQPTDQPDGGPLRGLRVVEVGQLLAGPFCGQLLGDLGADVIKIEDPSRGDPLRQWGRQRPQDQSLWWSIVGRNKKSVTVNLREPQGQDIARQLIAGADILVENFRPGTLERWGMGYDSLRELNPGLIMVRVSGFGQDGPYASRPGYGAIGEAMGGLRYVVGDPSTPPSRMGISIGDTLAAMFATIGALAAVREREISGRGQVVDSAIYEAVLGVMESLVPEWQLTGYQRERTGAVLPNIAPSNVYPTKDGTWILIAANQDTVFARLAAAMGRPELATDERYATHVARGERQVELDAMVAEFTATLGADELEALLIEHSVPVGKIFRPVEMLADPHFAARESITQVDHPVLGEVQMQNVFPRLSRTSGSVRWPGPELGAHTQEVLADLGISAEQVDGLREQGLV
- a CDS encoding helix-turn-helix domain-containing protein, giving the protein MENDTLLKTGEVADLLGVSRQHVVDLCNRGDLPSVKIGTHRRVRRADVEEILQAHTLTYEQRKQLWLHQALLTHLLTKPDATMSLARKNIRRWSSMHRPDGKANDYLREWEKVLDDGLERTVETVLSSSLRSCELRQNSPFAGVLSQTERMAALTSFRATHDWSAA
- a CDS encoding YciI family protein; translation: MRYALLLHSREPGQGEIDPDAITAMQEAFGAYGRALESAGVLVAAEVLEQQHASSTVTVREGALQVQDGPFAETKEALAGVIVIDVPDLDAALAWAEKCPGATYGAVEVRPAATSYINGAWT
- a CDS encoding Uma2 family endonuclease — its product is MRLGRPDLLIAPRASFTDAELPVAPLLAVEILSPSTWRRDLGSKRDAYAAAGVRHYWVIAPNTPSITVYELGEDGAFREEAHLTDDQTRTVRAPVEVTLCPADLVR
- a CDS encoding hemerythrin domain-containing protein; its protein translation is MTEGENARLIAWSHELRSVHARLRDALRATRAALDDGEPAEAATRDLLLYCHGFCVALTEHHVGEERLLFPAIAAAHPELADTLRYLSQDHSMIDHLVGGLQTATERAAPRSEIDQHLEGIAAIMKSHFGYEERQLLSVLDTLALNADPHDVLGPL
- a CDS encoding RNA polymerase sigma factor, whose translation is MVRSEAAQAEAARAARDGYGRLLALLAAASGDIPAAEDALADAFERALKTWPTDGIPRSPEGWLLTVARNRLKDHWKSAATRTGVPLDPARHDVLHLDDIDPDAVGDRRLELMLVCAHPAIDHAARTPLMLNTVLGFTAAQIGGAMAVPPKTLAARLVRAKRRIKDARIPFVIPDRSALPGRLTHVLEAVYGAHAIDWPIGGREERPAMAGEALHLAETLAGLLPRDGEVHGLAALICMSSARAPARVDGQGHLVPLGEQDPTRWDADLIARGHAHLRAAHASRVLGRFGLEAAIQAVHCARRESGQTDWDSLLELHRSLHALAPSLGSSTALAAVAAEVDGPAAGLSLLEELIEPDARFQPAWATRAHLLERLDRVTEADAAYAKAVSLTTDPVDRDHLERRRAQLLSARDQPGRA
- a CDS encoding hydroxymethylglutaryl-CoA lyase, whose amino-acid sequence is MTTLTLPDTVRLVEVGLRDGLQAVPAPLRTQDKVDLVNRLIDAGVTEIEAVSFAHPKVLPQLADAAEVMAAVPRPQGVRYRGLAPNLRGAQRAAECGLDEVVVVISADDEVSRRNQRRGTAELLADLPEIARVVTSSGARLVVAAACSFFAPARGAVPREERERVVDAAVDAGAAGVYLALTSGQEHPGEVFTGVTETLARHPGLEVGVHLHDRNGFAPANALAALMAGASWLEGSFAGLGGDLWFPGDPTVLGNAPMEDLIHLCDSLGIHTGIDLSAYLTVVERSVELTGIPSTSFVTRGGSRADLASASWPD
- a CDS encoding GntR family transcriptional regulator, with protein sequence MAQERSGETGEPSSGDASDRVYAELLGRISEGEFAAGERLFEQALARDLGVSRTPVRDALKRLAAEGLVDTTPNKGAQVVSFTAEDTAALYELRAQFEPVACRLAVPRLREEDLAELEDLNTRMQEIVDQGRDPAELTALNNAFHTVFVERCGNRHLAIALQALFRPAIVTRTFSQYAPRSLERSMQAHQQLVEAARARDGEWAESVMRSHILSTRHATGASDTVSEGCRQATDEEA
- a CDS encoding hydantoinase/oxoprolinase family protein is translated as MTFRLGVDVGGTFTDILLINEDTGESFRGKTSSTPEDQSIGVLRGIEQVCRTAEIGTDQVRAVLHGTTVATNAILEKKGARVGLVTTRGFRQILQIARSFVPGGLAGWIIWPKPEPLAALEDTVEVTERIGSDGQIVLELDEDDVRTQLTKLRDQGIEALSISFINAYANDQHEQRVAEIAAEVLGDIPVSRSSAVLPELREYERTLTTVANAYVQGQVSRYVGNLERQLHGSGLDADLSILRSDGGLVSSAIAADSPVSLLLSGPAGGVTGAAWVAEQAGFENIMTFDMGGTSTDVALVEGLKPRVGRETNVGDLTVRATSLDVRTVGAGGGSIAHVPELTQALRVGPQSAGAAPGPASYGKGGTEPTVTDADVVLGYLPPQLAGGEISLDVDAAHAAVKSIADATGLPSVHAAAEGIYDIVNENIFGALKLVSTQQGFDPRDFALMAFGGAGPLHANALGILTGAWPVIIPPSPGVLAAYGDATTSMRDEAVQTLIRRFGELTDTELSEMLHGLADTARASLLEAGLSEGDLTVTYAVDLRYHGQGFEIPVTVEAADLDAGALDALRTAFDAEHERLFNFLLTNEHELVTARATVSGPRPEMAPTVLEEGGEDPSAAARRTHQVWVEGKEVEATIYDRHKLLAGNVVTGPAVVAEMDSTTLVLPGHAATVHPSGSLLIRPIDAPADSGSKD